The Desulfatirhabdium butyrativorans DSM 18734 genome contains the following window.
TCCCTGAAAGGAGGCGCCGAGGGCCTGACAGGCGTCTTCGATCAGGATGAGCCCGTGTTGGTCGCAAACCTGCCGGATCCGATCGATCCAGGCCATGGCCCCGCACATGTGGACGGCGATGACGGCCTTCGTTTTTGGGGTGATGCGGGATGCAATATCGTTTGGGTCAAGACAGAGCGTTCTGTCGATCTCGGAGAAGACCGGAATGGCTCCGATGTTCAGCACGGCTTCGATCGTCGCGATGAAGGTGAACGGAGGAACGATGACCTCGTCTCTTGCACCGATGCCGCAGGCGGCAAGCGCCGTATGGAGCGCCGCCGTGCCGCTGGCGCACAGGTGGCAGTGGGCGACGTCGATGCGCCTGCAGAGTTCTGCTTCGAAGGCCTTCGCCTTCCAGTGGCCGTTACGCATGGCATCGAAACCATATCGAAACAGGACGCCCGTGTTCAGGACGTCCAGCACTTCTTTGCGTTCTTCTTCACCAAACCATTCAAATCCGGGCATGATGCATCCTTTCTCATTTGCGCATATCGGCCATCCGGCGCCTTTTGCCTGTCGCCGGATGGGCATTATCATCCATTGCGCGGCTTTGCCTTGATCTTTTTGGTCAGGACCGGTTTGGCCGGTGCATGGGCAGGCGCCTGCTGTCCTCTGCCAAAGTATTCCCGGATCATCATTCGGGCATACTGCCCCGCACGGATTCCCTTGAACTGCTCATGGCCGACGAGTGCCGAAACCGCTATGGTTTTTCCGGAATGGTGATCCGACCCGAATCCGACGAACCAGTCAAAATGCACATCGTGGGTGTCGTTGTCCATGGAGCCGGTCTTGCCGCCAATTTCGAGCCGCGCCAGAACGGGATCTTTCTGATAGCCGGCAAATGATCTCCTCCCGGTGCCGGCATCGATCGTCGCGCCCATGATGTCTCTCAAAATCGCAGCCGATCGGGGAGAAATCACCTGCCCTATGGTTTCGGTGCGGTGACGATAGACGCTGTTCCCGAAGCTGTCTTTCACTTGATCGACAAGGGAAGGCTCGGGCATGCGTCCGCCGTTCAGGATGGCTGATGCGATCAAGGCGCCGTGAACAGGAGACATGCGGGTGGTTCGGTTATAACCGCTGGCGATTTGGGCCAGATGGAAAGGCTCCGATGTAATTCTGCAGGGGCTGGGTTCAAGCGGCATGTCGAAATCGATGGAACGGTTGAATCCAAATGCTCGTGCAAATTGATCGAGGGGCGGTTTCCCCAGATTCAGTGCACCGATTTTCCCGAAAACAGGGTTGATGGATTGGGCGAAAGCCTCTCGCAGGGATGTTTTCTGTGCAGCGGCTCGGGGGTTGATCTGTGATTGGTACAACGTGTGCTTCTTCCCGGAAAAAGAGAGCGTGCTTGCAGCGTTCAGCTCGTGTTGTTCGAGAGCGGCGGCGGTGGTGATGATCTTGAAAACGCTGGCTGCCGGATAATCGCTCTGAATGCAGGGATTCGAGCCTGGTCTGGTCTTGTCGTATCCGACCATGGCCAGAATCCGGCCCGTTGCAGGTTCCATGACAACGATACCGATATAACGGGATGTCTTCGTGTACAGGTTTTTGCTGCCTATCTGCTGAAGTCTGGGGTCGAGACTCGTTTCAACCAGGAAAGTCTGGTTCAGGTGCGAAATGCGAAAATCCGGTTCCGTGCTGTTGACGATGGGATGTTTCCGCATCATCGCCTGAAGCTCGCGCTGGCCAAGAGCGGCCTCCCTGGCTTTGGCGGGCTGGCGTTTCCGAACGTTCTGAGCGGCATCAGCGCCCTGAGGGGGGAGTTTGCTCGCGGTTTCCTCCGAACCGAAGTAACCGAAGGCGACCATCAGACAACAAAACAGACAGGTCAGTGTCAATTTGCGCTTTCGGCGCTGTTTTGCGACATGTCGTTTCATTGCGTCCATATATCCCGTCCATTCGGATTGTTCGGTCTTTGCTCCGGAAAAGGAAGATGGATCTGTCATGATGCGCTGCCTTTCGGTTGAAATGTCGTATCGAGTCAAGCAATCAGCCGCCAGCCGCCAGCCTACTGATTATTGAAGGCTGATTGCTGATTACCGAATTCATCGGATTCCTGTGCCTGCCTGAACGGGCCGATCGACTGTCAGCACGGATGAGCCGTCTTCGCCGGCTGCAGCCAGCAGCATGCCTTGCGAGGCAACTCCCATCAGTTTGGTTGGCTTGAGGTTGGATACGACAACGATTTGCTTGCCGACAAGCGTTTCGGGCTCATAGCTTGCGGCGATACCGGCAACGATGGTCCGGTTTTCCGCAAGGCCCAGATCGACAGTCAATTTCAGCAATTTGTTGGCTTTGGGAATTCTCTCCGCTGCAATCACGGTGGCGACACGCAGGTCCAGCGCCTTGACCTGATCGATGGTGATTTCCTCCGGGGAGGTGTTTGCGGTCGGTTTCGATGGCTCTGTCATTTGATTTCCAGTTTTCGCTTGGTTTTCGATTCTTGGGAAAAGGGTGATCGGTTTATCGAGATGCAGGCCCGGTTTCAACATTCCCCACGTATGCACATCGGCGATCGATTGCTCTGCTTCCGATTCCGCCAGCCCCAGGTGCGTCAGCATCTTTCTCGCCGTATCGGGCATGACGGGTTGAATGAAGCCTGCAATGATGCGCAACCCTTCCAGCAGGGTGTACAGAACGTCTCCCAGCTGCAGGCGGCCTTCATCGGATTTGAACAGATGCCAGGGCTGTGCCGTATCGATGAATTTGTTGAGGTGGTTGATGAATTCCCAGGTGACGCCAAGGGCTTTATGAAATGCCCATTCGTTCATGAACGTTTCATATTGTTCGGCCGTGAGGCGGGCGATCGCCTGTATTTCCCGCATGGCATCCGTTGGATGATCGCCGGCGGGAACAATGCCCTCCGTGTATTTGTGAACCATCGCGACGACCCGGGAGAACAGATTGCCCAGATCGTTTGCCAGGTCGGCATTGATCCGGGTGACGATGGCTTCATGGTTGAAGCCCGCATCCAGGCCGAAATTCATTTCGCGAAGCAGGAAATAGCGAAGTCCATCCAGCCCGTAGCGTTCCTTGAGCGCATGGGGGTCAACGACGTTGCCGAGGCTTTTGGACATTTTGCTCTGATCCACATTCCAGTAACCATGGACGTTGAGGTGTTTGTAAACGTCGATGCCTGCGGCCTTCAGTATGATGGGCCAGTAAATGCCATGGGGTTTGAGGATGTCCTTGGCGACGATGTGGTTGGCATGCGGCCAGAAACGATGAAACCGTTCGCCATCCGGATAGCCGAGTGCCGAAATGTAGTTGACGAGGGCATCGAACCAGACATAGGTCACATAACGATCGTCAAAAGGCAGGGCTATGCCCCAGTCGAGGCGCTTTTTCGGCCTCGATATGCACAGATCCTCGAGCGGCTCCCGCAAAAAGGCCAGGACTTCGTTCCTGTAGCGCTCGGGCCGGATGAAGTCCGGATGGTTCTGGATGTGCTCGATCAGCCAGCCCTGATAACGGCTCATCCGGAAAAAATAATTCGACTCCCGGATCAGCTCGGGTCTGCTCTGGTGATCGGGGCATTTCCCGTCCACAAGCTCCCGTTCCTGATAGAAACGCTCGCAGCCGAAACAGTAGAGTCCTTCGTATTCACTGAAATAGATGTCGCCCGAGTCGTAAATCCGGTTCAGGATGTCTTCGACAACACGGATGTGACGGGCTTGGGTCGTTCGGATAAAATCATCGGGCAAAGCGCCCAGTTGGGGCACCAGAGCTTCGAAAAGTGCGCTGGTGCGATCCACGTATTCCCGAGTGGAGATGCCGGATTTTTCTGCCGCACGAACGATTTTATCACCATGCTCATCGGTTCCGGTCAGGAAAAAAGTCTCTTTTCCGGTCATCTGCTGAAAACGGCAGACGACATCGGCTACAATCGTCGTATAGGCGTGACCGAGGTGCGGAGGCGCATTGACGTAATAGATGGGGGTGGTGATATAGAAGCGATCGCTCATGAAGACTCCTTGGGTTGTTCGGGGCTCAGCTCCGAGAGCGGAAAATCGAGTTCTGTGCCGTCTTCGAGCCGTATGCCGATCCGTGCGCAGATCGGGTTGTGACGAATGACCTTGCCAGGGCCTTTTGGGGTTGTGATGATTTTTCCCATTTTCGGTAATTCGGCCTTCAGATGGCGATAGGTATCGACTTCATACGTGAGGCAGCACATCAGTCTTCCGCACAAACCCGAAATTTTGGCCGGATTCAGGGAAAGGCCCTGTTCTTTGGCCATGCGGATAGAGACAGGGCTGAAATTGTTCAAAAACGACGAACAGCAGACTTCGCGACCGCACCGGCCGACCCCGCCGCACATCTTGGCCTGGTTGCGTATGCCGACCTGCCGCATGTCGATGCGGACCCCCAGCTCTTTCACCAGCATCTTGATCAATTGCCTGAAATCGACCCGATTTTCGGAGGTGAAATAAAAAGTGAGCTTGGAACCGTCGAAAGTGCTTTCCACCTGAAACAGATGCATATCAAGCGAAAGCTCTTCAATACAGCGTTCGCAATAGGCGTATGCTTGCTGTTCGACTTGGATGTTCTTCTGCAGTTGTTCGAAGTCCGCATCGACGGCCAGCCGATAGACTTTTTTCAGTTGTGGTTTCTCGCCATCCTCCTCCCGGATCATCGGAGGGGTCACCACCGTTCCAAGCCCGAGCCCTTGCTGGGTTTCGACGATGACATGATCTCCGATTCTCAGAACGAAATGTCCTGCATCAAAGTCGTAAATTTTTCCTGCCGGCTTGAATCGAATACCAACGATCTTGATCATAGTGCTCCCGTCATGCCAGCGTCAGTACCAGGGTGTCCATCATCAATTTGGCGTTGGCCCGGCTTTCGATTTTGCTGCGAAAGCGCAAAACGATATCGAGGCTTCTCAAAAGATCCCGGCTGTTGCGGTGTTCAATCACTTCCGCGATACGTTGTGATCGATCGATATTGATGATATGCCTGCCACGATGTTGGATATCTATCGCATCTCTGTACCAGGATGCGATCAAATCGAGCGATTCGGCAAGCAATTTGGGTTTGGAAAGGATGCTCTCTCCAAAAGCGAGACGCAAAGATGGATCGAAACGATCCAGTTGTTCGATGGATTGAAAAAGCCACTCCCGCAACCGGAACCATTCGGGATGGACCATGGAAAGCGCACGTTTCATGTTGCCGGAACACTGGGAGGCAATCAGGCGCGCCTTTTCGTCGTCTATCACCTGATCTCTTCGAAGCAACCTTTCGATCACATCCTCCGGCAATGCATGAAACACCAGCACTTGACAACGGGATCGAATGGTCGGTAGCAATCTGGCAGGCTCCTGTGTCGTGAGGATGAAATGGGTATTTTCCGGCGGCTCCTCCAGGATTTTCAGTGCGGCATTGGCTGCGCTGACGTTCATTTTTTCGATGTTCTTGATCAGAACCATCCGTTTGCTGGCGCTGAACGGTTTCTTTTCGAGCGTTGCGCACAGCTCCCGGACCTGGGCAATCCGAATTTCGTTTTTCTGTGGCTGGATCCGGATGAAATCGGGGTGCGATTCAGCAATGAACGCTTTGCAGGATGGGCAAACGCCGCACGCATGTGCGAATGGGCCGACCGGGTTGCGGCAATTCAGCTCAAGCGCCAAGGCCGCCGCCGTTAGGCTTTTTCCGACGCCTTCCGGTCCGCAGAACAGCCACGCATGAGGAACGCGTCTCCGGGAAACGGCCCTTTTCAGGATGGTGACAACGGCATCCTGCCCGAGAATGTCATCGAACCCGGCCACTGGATGTACGATTGGTCCTTTCTTTCAATTCCTTGCCCGCCTTGAAAAAAGGAAGTTTTTTGGGTTCGATGGGAACTTTTTCTCCCGTTTTGGGGTTTCTGCCGACATAACTCTTGTATGTCTTGACAAAAAAACTGCAGAGCCCGCGGATTTCAACACGATCCCCATTTTTGAGCGCATTTCTCATGCTGTCGAAAAAAATTTCAACGACCCGTGTCGCCTCCATTTTGGAAATTTGGGTCTCATCCCGTAAAGCGATGATCAAATCCAGTTTGTTCATTCAACCTCCTCTGAAAAAATACGAAAAAGCCCGAACCGCATGTTGCCATGCATTCAATGGTTCTTTTGCCTGATTGACGCCCATTTCGAGATGGTCACTCCTGATCCCGAGGATTGCAGGCAATGCCCGACCCGATGGTCGGGCAATTCTCCGGCCACCGGGGTCGCTTCGGTTTATTGCATGGAAACCACTTGGTAGGGAGAGCTCATCATGCTGTTTCTGCCGCCGAAAATGTCCTCAAATTCCCTGCTCGGTGTCGAGCTGCCGAAACCGCCGATACCGAAGAGATTGAGCAGGAGAACATAGCGGCGATCGTCCATTTCATCGATGAATCGTACATCGATGGACCAGCATTGGGCAATGTATTTAACGCCGAAGCCTGAGGAAATACGTTGGGCATCGTAGAGATTTTGTTCATAATCGGTATAGGCGTGCAGGTTCTTGCTGATGCTGAACAGCAGATTCGTATAGATCGATTCGGCAAAATCCCTTTCATAACGGTATTCGACAAACAATTTATCTCCTCTCGTATCGGAAACGAGAGAACCGATGTTTCGGGTTTTGAAATTGCTCTGGTAGTGGGAATACTGGGCGTCCGCCTGAAGCGTGAGATAGCGGAAGGGTTCGTACTGGAGCTCGCCGTAAATGGGGGTGAAAGGCTCTGGATCGTTGTGGTTGGCCTTGTAAATATCGTAGCTTTGCTCGACATAGAATCTCATGAATTCATTGTACAGATAGTCGGAGGGCAGAAACTCGCGTCTCTGGCTCTCAGCAGGTAGTTCGGTTTTCGGGCGTGCTTTTGAAATGAGCGTATTGGTCAGTGAATAGGTCAGCAGATTTTCCCCCTGAATCCGGTCGGTCGAATCGAAATTCGGATATCCGTCCTGGTCCCGGTTGGGTATATAGGAATAAACCAGTTGGGGCCGGATAATGTGTTTGAGCTTTTCGGTCGATCCCGCTTCAAAAGGAAAAATCTTGAAGAGCTCCGTCGATAGATCGAGGTTCAGATCGTAGATATTGCGGGACATCGCGCTGTTGCTGTCCTGCGGATGCTCCTTGAATTCATCGACGTACCATGCCGTTTCCCGAACACCGACGGATGGTTCGAATGTAAAATAGTTTCTGAAACGGTAGGGGTAGGAAACACGGGGATAGAGGTCGGCTCTGTGGCCTCGTGTACCGTCTTTGCGATAATAATTGACATACTGGGATGTTGCTTCGAAATACAACGGGGTAGAAGGGACTTCCTTTTTAGAGCCGTAGAAATCGATGACAGGCAGTTTCTGAAGGGTGGGATCGGTGTCGGACCACCTGCGGTAGTTCACATTGTCGTAATAGCGGGCTTCAGCGTTCAGACTGTATCCGGTCCAGTATTTGCTGAGATTCAACCGGTTCACCCGGACCGGATCGTTGTAATCGTCGATGTTCCTGCCGAAAACGCTGTAAAATTCGAGATTGGATTGGTCGAAGCCGAGATAACCATGCCGGAAATCCTGCAGGTAATCCTGATCGCTGACGATATCGAGATCGAGTTTTGCATGGATCCTGTCGGGAAGCGCCTGATCGTGTTTCATCCGGAACCAGTAGCGATCCGAATTGGGCCGAAGATAGGCATCTCCCGGGTACCCCCAATCCTGGCTGGACGTGCCGGTTCCGTCGTCTACCTTGCTGTCGCTCAGGTAATCGAAGATGGCCATTCCTTTCGATTCGGGGTCGAGAACATAGCGGTATTCCAGCCCGACCTTTTCGCCTCGCTGGGTGATGTGCATGCCATACAGCGTGGCGTCGCTGTTGTCGGAGATGGCCCAGTACAGAGGCTGGGTATATTCGAAACCGTTTCGGCTGGAATAGGCGAATTCAGGGACCAGAAGACCGGACTGCCGTTTGGTTTTTGCGGGGAAAACGAAATAGGGCGCATACAGAACGGGCACATCTTTGGCCTGAAGCGTCGCGTGACTCAGTGTTCCATATCCTTCGATCGTGACATTCACATTCCTTCCCGTAATTTTCCAGTCGGGCTTGGATCCGTCGCAGCTCGTCAGCGCCGCTTTTTCAGCTTTGTATGTCTGGTCTCCCGTTTTCTGAATTTTTTCTCCGCTGATATAAAAATGGTTTTCCTTCAGGAAAATGGTGCCTTCATACAACACGCCGGTTTCACTGACGAGATCCACGTCGATCGCATTGCCGCTCAACAGGTCCTCTCCTGCCACCATAACGACATTGCCGCTGGCATGGGCAATCATTTTCTTGTGATCAAAGCGGACAAAGTCTGCGGATAACCGCTTGTTTAATTTCGTAATGGTGACATTGCCTTTTGCGACATATACTTCAGCTTGACTGTCATAGGATAGTTCATCTGCGGCAATATGCCAGGGTACGGACGGGTCGTCATCCTTGAGATTTTCTCCGGCCTGAAAGAGTCCCCAGGCGATCCCGGTATGAAACATCAGGCAGATACAGAGGACCAGAAGGCATCCCGACTGCCAACTCCATCCGGGCTGTTGGCGGTTCAGTCTGATTGGCGTTGACATGTAAGAGGCGAAGTTTTGGCGGCATATCGGCATGGCAGCTCTTGTACGAATCCATAGGGGTTATAAGGTATCCGCTCGGTTTCCAATGGGCTACGGTCCGGAAATAAAACCTACTCAAAGCAAAATGTCAAGATTTATCATGAAAAACACGAATAAAATCGACAGTTGCCATAACCGTTGCTGTCAGAGTGTCTACCGGAGGAGCGACTCATTCGTTGATCATTCGGAATGTCCGGGCAGGCAATTGAGCGCTTTTTTTTCCGAGAGGATTGGTTTACAATCCGGAGCGATGGATTTCCGGATATTCCTGCTTCATGCCCACATACATACATGAAGAGACGCTGCCTGCTGGAAACCCGGCATTGCAGGAAAATCGGGAGATAGCGACTTGTTGCGAGTCCATCAACCCTGTCGATCTCCCGATAGCACAGCGTGCGGATTTGAGATAACAGCATGAATGTTGATGGCGGGGGTCGCCACCCTTGTGGAGGACAATAGGTCAGGTCTTTTTCCTGGAGAACGCCCGGCCCAATCACGCCTTTGGCGTGATCTCCGGCGGCTTCAGACAAGTTCCCGCTGCATCGCAAAACAGCCCGCCCTCCGGCTCAGGTTGTACGCAAAACCGGGTTTTTCGTTCAGGCACTATCTATTGCCGATTACAGTTCAAGACAGATTGATTGCCATGAAAATTTTATTGACCAATGATGACGGCATTTTTTCAGAAGGGCTTGCCGTGCTCTATCAAGGGCTTAGCCCGGTTCACCGGATTGATGTGGTTGCGCCGGATCGGGAAAGAAGTGCTGTGAGCCACGGGATCACCTTGCACGAACCGCTTCGGGCGACCTCCGTGCAACTGGCTGACGGTCAATGCGGCTATGCGGTCAACGGCACGCCTGCGGATTGCGTCAAATTGAGCCTGCAGGAACTGATCTGCGAACCGCCCGATATCGTCATTTCCGGAATCAATCCGGGCGCCAATGTGGGCATCAATGCCCACTACTCTGGAACGGTTGCCGCCGCGCGGGAGGCGGCGCTGAACGGCATTCCCGCAATGGC
Protein-coding sequences here:
- a CDS encoding penicillin-binding transpeptidase domain-containing protein, which gives rise to MTDPSSFSGAKTEQSEWTGYMDAMKRHVAKQRRKRKLTLTCLFCCLMVAFGYFGSEETASKLPPQGADAAQNVRKRQPAKAREAALGQRELQAMMRKHPIVNSTEPDFRISHLNQTFLVETSLDPRLQQIGSKNLYTKTSRYIGIVVMEPATGRILAMVGYDKTRPGSNPCIQSDYPAASVFKIITTAAALEQHELNAASTLSFSGKKHTLYQSQINPRAAAQKTSLREAFAQSINPVFGKIGALNLGKPPLDQFARAFGFNRSIDFDMPLEPSPCRITSEPFHLAQIASGYNRTTRMSPVHGALIASAILNGGRMPEPSLVDQVKDSFGNSVYRHRTETIGQVISPRSAAILRDIMGATIDAGTGRRSFAGYQKDPVLARLEIGGKTGSMDNDTHDVHFDWFVGFGSDHHSGKTIAVSALVGHEQFKGIRAGQYARMMIREYFGRGQQAPAHAPAKPVLTKKIKAKPRNG
- the metG gene encoding methionine--tRNA ligase translates to MSDRFYITTPIYYVNAPPHLGHAYTTIVADVVCRFQQMTGKETFFLTGTDEHGDKIVRAAEKSGISTREYVDRTSALFEALVPQLGALPDDFIRTTQARHIRVVEDILNRIYDSGDIYFSEYEGLYCFGCERFYQERELVDGKCPDHQSRPELIRESNYFFRMSRYQGWLIEHIQNHPDFIRPERYRNEVLAFLREPLEDLCISRPKKRLDWGIALPFDDRYVTYVWFDALVNYISALGYPDGERFHRFWPHANHIVAKDILKPHGIYWPIILKAAGIDVYKHLNVHGYWNVDQSKMSKSLGNVVDPHALKERYGLDGLRYFLLREMNFGLDAGFNHEAIVTRINADLANDLGNLFSRVVAMVHKYTEGIVPAGDHPTDAMREIQAIARLTAEQYETFMNEWAFHKALGVTWEFINHLNKFIDTAQPWHLFKSDEGRLQLGDVLYTLLEGLRIIAGFIQPVMPDTARKMLTHLGLAESEAEQSIADVHTWGMLKPGLHLDKPITLFPRIENQAKTGNQMTEPSKPTANTSPEEITIDQVKALDLRVATVIAAERIPKANKLLKLTVDLGLAENRTIVAGIAASYEPETLVGKQIVVVSNLKPTKLMGVASQGMLLAAAGEDGSSVLTVDRPVQAGTGIR
- a CDS encoding PSP1 domain-containing protein, which produces MIKIVGIRFKPAGKIYDFDAGHFVLRIGDHVIVETQQGLGLGTVVTPPMIREEDGEKPQLKKVYRLAVDADFEQLQKNIQVEQQAYAYCERCIEELSLDMHLFQVESTFDGSKLTFYFTSENRVDFRQLIKMLVKELGVRIDMRQVGIRNQAKMCGGVGRCGREVCCSSFLNNFSPVSIRMAKEQGLSLNPAKISGLCGRLMCCLTYEVDTYRHLKAELPKMGKIITTPKGPGKVIRHNPICARIGIRLEDGTELDFPLSELSPEQPKESS
- the holB gene encoding DNA polymerase III subunit delta', with the translated sequence MAGFDDILGQDAVVTILKRAVSRRRVPHAWLFCGPEGVGKSLTAAALALELNCRNPVGPFAHACGVCPSCKAFIAESHPDFIRIQPQKNEIRIAQVRELCATLEKKPFSASKRMVLIKNIEKMNVSAANAALKILEEPPENTHFILTTQEPARLLPTIRSRCQVLVFHALPEDVIERLLRRDQVIDDEKARLIASQCSGNMKRALSMVHPEWFRLREWLFQSIEQLDRFDPSLRLAFGESILSKPKLLAESLDLIASWYRDAIDIQHRGRHIINIDRSQRIAEVIEHRNSRDLLRSLDIVLRFRSKIESRANAKLMMDTLVLTLA
- a CDS encoding HU family DNA-binding protein, whose amino-acid sequence is MNKLDLIIALRDETQISKMEATRVVEIFFDSMRNALKNGDRVEIRGLCSFFVKTYKSYVGRNPKTGEKVPIEPKKLPFFKAGKELKERTNRTSSGRVR
- a CDS encoding LPS-assembly protein LptD → MSTPIRLNRQQPGWSWQSGCLLVLCICLMFHTGIAWGLFQAGENLKDDDPSVPWHIAADELSYDSQAEVYVAKGNVTITKLNKRLSADFVRFDHKKMIAHASGNVVMVAGEDLLSGNAIDVDLVSETGVLYEGTIFLKENHFYISGEKIQKTGDQTYKAEKAALTSCDGSKPDWKITGRNVNVTIEGYGTLSHATLQAKDVPVLYAPYFVFPAKTKRQSGLLVPEFAYSSRNGFEYTQPLYWAISDNSDATLYGMHITQRGEKVGLEYRYVLDPESKGMAIFDYLSDSKVDDGTGTSSQDWGYPGDAYLRPNSDRYWFRMKHDQALPDRIHAKLDLDIVSDQDYLQDFRHGYLGFDQSNLEFYSVFGRNIDDYNDPVRVNRLNLSKYWTGYSLNAEARYYDNVNYRRWSDTDPTLQKLPVIDFYGSKKEVPSTPLYFEATSQYVNYYRKDGTRGHRADLYPRVSYPYRFRNYFTFEPSVGVRETAWYVDEFKEHPQDSNSAMSRNIYDLNLDLSTELFKIFPFEAGSTEKLKHIIRPQLVYSYIPNRDQDGYPNFDSTDRIQGENLLTYSLTNTLISKARPKTELPAESQRREFLPSDYLYNEFMRFYVEQSYDIYKANHNDPEPFTPIYGELQYEPFRYLTLQADAQYSHYQSNFKTRNIGSLVSDTRGDKLFVEYRYERDFAESIYTNLLFSISKNLHAYTDYEQNLYDAQRISSGFGVKYIAQCWSIDVRFIDEMDDRRYVLLLNLFGIGGFGSSTPSREFEDIFGGRNSMMSSPYQVVSMQ